A segment of the Crassostrea angulata isolate pt1a10 chromosome 10, ASM2561291v2, whole genome shotgun sequence genome:
gtaatctcacaaattgtagttcttgagaagaagatttagaatattttacctatatatattatatatttctttgaaccccagtattagtccgtGCGTCACGATTTAACAATctaaattattatattaataattaattccTAGCTCTCTGATTGGCTCATTTCCAACTATCTCAAAAAAAACAGAACGTTATATTCACCTGCACGTGACCTAGgaggtcaatataacatttgattttctctacattggaCTAAAAATAGATCGTCCAATGAAACGTCGCGTTTCCCAATTTGTTCGGCTATTGCTCCAAACGAAAACGTTGCGTGATAACACTCAATTTAATATATGTCTGTATCAATTCGTCGCTGAATCATATaatgaaatactagtaattagTGCTGTTTTTCGATTaatacgatgatttagctaccctCGAATTACAATATTCACCTCGCCTCCGGctcggtgaatattgtacttctaGGGTAACTTAATCATCGTATTGACCTCAAAAACAGcatttattgtataatatttactATGTACAAGCTTTGATGTGACGACGGACAgtaggtgatcagaaaagctcacctTCGGTTCAGTTGAGCAAAAAAGTTGTTAGGGAGAGGTCATTTCAGCTGCTTTTGTAACATCTGAAGTACTCCAAAGCTCGGTCAATTGCTGTTTCTGATTTGTATCAAAGACTTGCTGTCCTGTGTTAAATCAACAATACGACTTTTTTGCAGACGATTGCCTTCTGCATCGAAGAATAACTCTAACTAATGAGGAGAGCGCTACTTTCTTCAGCTCGACCTGGACTAAGTATAGGAATGGGGTTCTGACTGGATGATCAGCTTCAATCCTGAATATcctgcatgtcaacataactaagttgcataaatatgttgcatgtcaacatatttatctcccatgttaacataaataagttgcatgtcgacataaaataAATAGCATCTAACATCTTAGATGTCTCATGTAGGCGATGtttgagattttttgagattttttataattcttaattgattgcaattttcttggatgttaattttgttgcatgttgacataactatcttgcatgtcaacatattaaagaaaaataacttgcacacaaggggcagagatatggcACCATTGATATTGGTTCCAAATCGATTACTCTCATTAacttcactttttaaaacactgGTAAAATATATGgctttttctttactaaataacaGTTTATTGCTAAACAAACCATATCTTATAATTTTAGGTAAATCAGTGACATCCAGTCTCCTTACACTTATACAGATATGTTCGACCGTAAACtttcatttaataaagaaaaaaaatcgaatcgGATCAAGTCctcataattataattattacaatTCGTGTTCATTGCAACCATTCATTGGTGAGAGTGTATCGTCATCCATGGCTTACAACGATAATTCTAACCGACCCCTTTATGTTTTAAAGTTGAAgatatttaaagtttttaatatttatcgATCATCTAACGCGTATAAAACTTGACGgaagttaatttttaaaaccgGGCAAGGAAGTGGTTTCACAATATCCCCAGAGACAAAAAGATGCGATGAATTAAGAAAGTCAACTAAATATTAATggacatttaaaacaatttcgCAATTCGGATAGTTTTCCACGAGAGACGGATTCAGACACGTTTTGTCACCGGTTCCATGTCAAATCGTCACAATTCCGGTGTAAACACTTGGATAGAGACGGTGTAAACTGTTCATAACACAGGTAGGTAGACAGCAGAGAAGTTAAGACAGATTCTGTTTTTCAGTGGTTCTCGCTTTAATAAGGTTATATCCCATTAATGTGAATCGAATAAAGGAAACGATACAATTTTTTACCTGcaccattcatttttttcaaacgCAATAGATATGACGACTTGGGGACCTTCCTGTATGGAAACACGTTACTGACATGATTAAATATCTCAGTGACATTGCGTCTTCACTTGATTTTAAATACTCTAAAACTCACCAAAGAACCCCCATATATGTGGCAGTATACACTTGTAATGTTTCCATTAGATCAAAGATGTATATTTCATTCTATCAATCAAGATATCGTATTGCCTACGAATGTTTTATGAAAGTAAATCTCGATGTGAGTGGAGTTTAGAACACTCTGACTAAAGTCAGTACCTACTATTTCACTTGGCTTTAGTCAGTTTGAGTTTTAGAAACAATTCAAATATACaagagtatacatgtataacgttGATTAGTGAATAGGGTTGGAAGGACATTGGGAATCAATTTTTAGTAGATTGGGGTAGGGAAGAGGATGGGTTTTACTTTTTGTACATATAGGTTTGTGTTCATTTGTAAACTTTCTGTGTCATGAGCGCTTACCATCTAAATCAACTTGTAAACCAACactttgaaaaatcaatatatatatatagtgtttgTACAGGGACGCAAAATTCTTTTGTGAACCTAATTATATACCGGAAGGGTTCCATCAAATTGAATGATGTGTGCAATGTTCATTAAACGTCTGGACAACGTTCATACcgatattttttgtttcatcGGCGTCACTATAATATATTTCCTTCTTGACTACAATAAACCATCCTGCATTGTAAGGCaaacaaaaagtaaaattatgaCATCATATTTCGATCTAGTGCTCATGTTGggtatgtatttatcatactTGCTCTGTACAatacaaaatgaatatttgtAGAATTCTGTCTCTTGTCCAGAAAATGACGCCCGGAAATGGTGGAAGAAGAGAGAACGCCCCTAAATAAGAGCAACCTCTTGAGTGGGATTCTGCTCATTCTCTTTGTCCTCGGGATCGGGGTGACACTTCTATTCATCGGAGTATTCGAGGACATCGAAGATTTTGTCATTCTAGGGACGCTTTTTCTAGTGTTTAGCATTCTTGTCTTCGGCTGTGTCTTTTTCACGGTTTTACGCCCCTACTGTAGATCCGGTAAAGTAGCAGACGATGAACACGCCAAGTCGTACTCTCACGAGAATATCGGGTTTTCTCGGAGTGAGCAGGACTTCAAGTCGACAGCGGCTTCGTTTGAGCGTATCAGAATTGAAAATGACGATGACTGTGAGTCTGTGAGCGGACAGAGACGCTCGGAGAGTGTTATTGTTGACCTCAAATCAAGGGCGGGTAGTGCTCACAGCTTACATTTACCGGAAGAACCAACCGGAAGAAACAAAAAGAAACGGGTgactttcttttaattttttttcttcgagTAAATCTAGCAAACTGTCATCATCTTAACCCTTGTTGCATTGAACCATTAAATATATGGTTCCTAAttcttatttttacatttttctaactaaataatatttatgtacatgtgctTAACTTCTCTTTTGAGATTTGATCTATGTACCAAATATGGGATATTTATCACTTCATTTGTAGATACCTTTATTTGTTAACTTatttttgacatacatgtatatttgatgaTATTAAGAATAAAGTTATATTTTGGTGCATGCTATTGAAAACACGTGCTGTGTTATGATTTTAGGGGAAATAATTGCTACGATTGTTGAGGTGGCTCAGGcgatcaaaatttgatttttagttttacggatCCGCCGACTctaaaaa
Coding sequences within it:
- the LOC128168177 gene encoding uncharacterized protein LOC128168177 encodes the protein MVEEERTPLNKSNLLSGILLILFVLGIGVTLLFIGVFEDIEDFVILGTLFLVFSILVFGCVFFTVLRPYCRSGKVADDEHAKSYSHENIGFSRSEQDFKSTAASFERIRIENDDDCESVSGQRRSESVIVDLKSRAGSAHSLHLPEEPTGRNKKKRVTFF